Below is a genomic region from Pseudomonas frederiksbergensis.
GCCTGATTAGGATAATCGTAGGGATAGAGACTTTAGAAATCAGCATGAATTTATTGTAAAACAGGTACTTAAGGAAGGTCTGAAGTAGTCAGCGATTTTTGATGCCCTCGTTGGTAGAGGTTCAAAAAACGCTGGCTGGTCAGAAATCAGACCTTTCCTATTCTTAACTCATCGTTTCACCCTTGAGCGACGCCTTTTCAAGGCGCTTTTCCCGCATTACAGGCGCATCTCTCCCGCGACCAGCAGCCGTTTTCGCATCATCCACAGGTTCGACAGGGCAAATAGCGTGGCCTGTTGCGCGGTGTTTTTCATCAGGCCGCGAAAGCGCACTTTCGTATAGCCAAACTGACGCTTGATCACTCGGAATGGATGCTCAACCTTCGCCCGGACTTGTGCTTTCGCATATTCGATTTTGCGCCGCAGGCGCCCGATCAAACTCTTTTTCGCGTGTTTTTTATAGCTGCTGGGCCGTGCGGCAATCGACCAGATCATCTTGCGATTCTGATGCTCAGGACGCTTGTCCACACCGGTGTAACCGGCATCGCCAGACACGTATGATTCCTCGCCATGCAGCAACTGATCGACCTGCGTCACGTCCGCCACATTGGCCGCCGTGCCCACCAGGCTATGCACCAAACCCGACTCGGCATCGACGCCGATATGCGCTTTCATCCCGAAGAAATACATGTTCCCCTTCTTCGTCTGATGCATTTCGGGGTCGCGTTTACCCTCTTTATTCTTGGTCGAACTCGGCGCATGAATGATCGTCGCATCGACCACCGTACCTTGGCGCAACATCAGGCCACGGTCGCCCAGATAACCGTTGATGACCTGCAAAATCCCGCCGGCCAACTCATGTTTTTCCAACAGACGTCGGAAGTTGAGGATCGTGGTTTCATCGGGAATCCGATCCAGATGCAGCCCCGAAAACTGGCGCAGGATAGTGGTCTCGTACAGCGCTTCTTCCATCGCCGGATCGCTGTAGCCGAACCAGTTCTGCATCAGATGAACCCGCAACATCGCCATCAATGGATACGCCGGACGACCACCTTCGCCTTTCGGATAATTCGGCTCGATCAAGGCAATCAGACCCTTCCAGGGCACGACCTGATCCATCTCGATCAGGAAACGCTCGCGGCGGGTCTGCTTACGTTTGCCGGCGTACTCGGCATCGGCGAAGGACATCTGTTTCATCGGGGCTCAACCGTCGTGTTCGGATCAGGCGGCTATTTCACCAAATCTGAAAGTCTTTTTCAGAGTTTCCTTAAGTTTTCATTCGAGTCCAGGTCGTGAGCCAGACAGCAATATCAAAAAGCCCCTGAATCGAAAGATTCAGGGGCTTTTTTGTGCGTGACGGAAATGTAAAAGATCGCAGCCTGCGGCAGCTCCAGGATTTACACCGACCCAATGTAGGAACTGCCGCAGGCTGCGATCTTTTGATCTTCAAGCTTTATCAGTGAGTGCTGCGGTCAGACATGCTCACTGCTTTTGGCATGTTCGGCACGTTGCTCCGTCGGGCCGTGGGACGAATCCACCACTACCGGGACTTCATTGCCATCACAGTCATGCAGTTTGCCGTGGCTGAAGTAATCCCCTTCGCGCAGCGCCGCCAGATCCTGGAAGCGCAAGGTGCGCTCAGTGCCGGCAGCAAAGACCGATTGCTGGTCCGAGTTACCAGCAGTGAAGTGGTTGAAGGTCAGGTTAAGCACGATCGCCATGATCGCCGACGAGCTGATACCGGAATGGAAGATGGTCGCGAACCAGCTTGGGAAGTGATCGTAGAAGTTGGGTGCGGCGATGGGGATCATGCCAAAACCGATGGAGGTGGCGACGATGATCAGGTTGACGTTGTTGCGGTAATCAACCTTGGACAACGTACGAATGCCACTCGCCGCCACTGTACCGAACAGCACGATACCGGCGCCGCCGAGGACAGAAGTCGGCACAGCGGCAATTACTCGCCCCATGACCGGCAACAATCCGAGCACTACCAGGAACACCCCGCCCGTGGCCACAACGTAACGACTTTTGATCCCGGTCACCGCCACCAGCCCGACGTTCTGGGCAAAGGCACTTTGGGTGAAGGAGCCAAAGATCGGCGCGATCATGCTCGACAGCATGTCGGCCCGCAGACCGTTGCCCAGACGCCTGGAATCAACCTTGGTACCGATGATTTCACCGACCGCCAGGATGTCCGCAGAGGTTTCCACCAGCGTCACCATGATCACAATGCACATCGACAGAATCGCCGCGAAGTGGAAGGTCGGCATGCCGAAGTGGAACGGTGTCGGGAAACCAAACATCGGCCCTTGAGTCACCGTCGAAAAGTCGGCCATGCCGAGAAACACCGCAATCACGGTGCCAATCACCATAGCCAACAGAATCGACAAGCGGGAGATCGTGGCGCTGCCGATCTTGCTCAGCATCAGCACCAGTGCCAGCGTCAATGCCGCCAGCCCGATATTCGACATGCTGCCAAAGCTCTCGGCGTGGCTGTTACCCCCCATGGCCCAGCGCGCTGCCACGGGCATCAGCGTCAGGCCGATGGTGGTGATCACAATGCCAGTGACCAACGGCGGGAAGAACCTGGTAATTCGAGAGAACACCGGCGTAATCAACAATCCGATCAATGAGGCGGCGATCACTGCCCCCAGAATTGACTGAAAACCACCCTCACCATCGCTGCTGACAATCGCCACCATGGTCGCGACACCCGAAAACGAAACGCCCTGAACCAGCGGCAACTGACAGCCGAAAAACGGCAATCCGAGGGTTTGCAGTAATGTCGCCAAGCCCCCCGCAAACAGTGACGCCGCAATCAACAGACCGATGTCTGCCGGAGAAAGCCCGGCCGCCTGGCCGATGATCAGTGGTACCGCAACGATACCGCCATACATGGTCAGAACGTGTTGCAGGCCGTAAGCCATATTCGCGCCGACCCCGAGGTTTTCATCCTCAGGCCGCGGGTGTGAAACAGAGGGCGTTTTCATCGTGGGGGGTTCCCTGGTTTTTTGTTATGCGCACACTGTATTCAATACTCAAGACAAATGTCTATAGAGTTGTATACAACTTGCCAGTCACATAATGGACACGCATCCACCTCTGCCCCCTTTGAAGCTAGCTATTACGCACCCCGATGCCTCTAAAGCCCATCCCAAAAAAAAGCAGATCGTTTGATCTGCTCTTTTTGCTTGACTCCAGCCACTC
It encodes:
- a CDS encoding IS5 family transposase, with protein sequence MKQMSFADAEYAGKRKQTRRERFLIEMDQVVPWKGLIALIEPNYPKGEGGRPAYPLMAMLRVHLMQNWFGYSDPAMEEALYETTILRQFSGLHLDRIPDETTILNFRRLLEKHELAGGILQVINGYLGDRGLMLRQGTVVDATIIHAPSSTKNKEGKRDPEMHQTKKGNMYFFGMKAHIGVDAESGLVHSLVGTAANVADVTQVDQLLHGEESYVSGDAGYTGVDKRPEHQNRKMIWSIAARPSSYKKHAKKSLIGRLRRKIEYAKAQVRAKVEHPFRVIKRQFGYTKVRFRGLMKNTAQQATLFALSNLWMMRKRLLVAGEMRL
- a CDS encoding nucleobase:cation symporter-2 family protein yields the protein MKTPSVSHPRPEDENLGVGANMAYGLQHVLTMYGGIVAVPLIIGQAAGLSPADIGLLIAASLFAGGLATLLQTLGLPFFGCQLPLVQGVSFSGVATMVAIVSSDGEGGFQSILGAVIAASLIGLLITPVFSRITRFFPPLVTGIVITTIGLTLMPVAARWAMGGNSHAESFGSMSNIGLAALTLALVLMLSKIGSATISRLSILLAMVIGTVIAVFLGMADFSTVTQGPMFGFPTPFHFGMPTFHFAAILSMCIVIMVTLVETSADILAVGEIIGTKVDSRRLGNGLRADMLSSMIAPIFGSFTQSAFAQNVGLVAVTGIKSRYVVATGGVFLVVLGLLPVMGRVIAAVPTSVLGGAGIVLFGTVAASGIRTLSKVDYRNNVNLIIVATSIGFGMIPIAAPNFYDHFPSWFATIFHSGISSSAIMAIVLNLTFNHFTAGNSDQQSVFAAGTERTLRFQDLAALREGDYFSHGKLHDCDGNEVPVVVDSSHGPTEQRAEHAKSSEHV